The following are from one region of the Tenacibaculum dicentrarchi genome:
- a CDS encoding gliding motility-associated C-terminal domain-containing protein yields the protein MFVLKNTLLFFCLIFSFFLSAQKISVGNNEGVSENMPLALHKNGNYSQFIYLGSEIKTSGNIKSLTFKLNTTGNLNIASFNRWTLGLKEIAAKTTELSTFRNSVTPFTGFTRVFDGNIQYNQANGEVTVVFSTPFKYNHTKNLVVEINENSGGQMPYDYNKPTPKFQIFWTAGYRAGYRNKYGYVGSDHSYYGLLKERKVPRVIIGFKQDQVTPPVITMQNPAEASVCKNNSFVFSDVSVTENPNLKWTTDGSGVFEDDTKLLSKYTPSEQDATKGFVTLTLTATKESVTATKTFKLSIQSEAKSAGTDGTLTVCKGTNPTGKQLFDALGGSPETGGVWVSIGLVHTYTQTTSLGCNPKKATITVKEETDVKSAGEDGVLSILKDYEPTEEELFAALNGFATTDGSWVKKNSNTYIYTITSTSPCVKNTSATIRVKRNQKTTNAFSPNGDGVNDTWMILADIANKYPKNKMCIYNRHGNLVYKALRYNNDWDGTSNGKITLSKKSKLPAGSYVYILELNNATKKVLKGWVYINY from the coding sequence ATGTTCGTTTTAAAAAATACCCTACTCTTTTTTTGTTTAATTTTTAGCTTCTTTTTATCGGCACAAAAAATTAGTGTTGGTAACAATGAAGGTGTAAGTGAAAACATGCCTCTTGCTTTGCATAAAAATGGTAATTATAGTCAATTTATATATCTAGGTTCTGAAATTAAAACATCGGGAAATATTAAAAGTCTTACATTTAAATTAAATACTACAGGTAATTTAAACATTGCTTCTTTCAATAGATGGACATTAGGGTTGAAAGAAATTGCTGCTAAAACAACGGAGCTTAGCACTTTTAGAAATTCAGTAACTCCCTTTACTGGTTTTACACGAGTATTTGACGGAAATATACAATATAACCAAGCTAACGGAGAGGTAACGGTTGTTTTTTCGACTCCCTTTAAATACAATCATACTAAAAATTTAGTGGTTGAAATTAATGAAAATTCGGGAGGGCAGATGCCGTATGATTATAATAAACCTACTCCTAAATTTCAAATTTTTTGGACAGCTGGCTATCGTGCAGGTTATAGAAATAAATATGGATATGTAGGTAGTGATCACTCATATTATGGCTTACTTAAAGAGCGTAAAGTACCTAGGGTAATTATCGGATTTAAGCAAGATCAAGTTACGCCGCCTGTAATTACTATGCAAAACCCGGCAGAAGCTAGTGTTTGTAAAAATAATAGTTTTGTTTTTTCTGATGTAAGTGTTACCGAAAACCCAAATTTAAAATGGACAACAGATGGTTCTGGTGTTTTTGAAGATGATACCAAATTATTATCAAAATACACACCTAGCGAGCAAGATGCGACTAAAGGTTTTGTAACCCTTACATTAACGGCTACAAAAGAGTCAGTTACAGCGACTAAAACCTTTAAATTGAGTATTCAATCCGAAGCAAAAAGTGCCGGAACAGATGGAACTTTAACTGTTTGTAAAGGAACAAATCCTACGGGGAAACAATTATTTGATGCTTTAGGAGGTTCTCCTGAAACAGGTGGAGTTTGGGTTTCAATCGGCTTAGTACACACTTATACACAAACTACAAGTTTAGGTTGTAATCCGAAAAAAGCAACTATTACAGTTAAAGAAGAAACGGATGTTAAAAGCGCTGGTGAAGATGGTGTTTTATCAATATTAAAAGATTATGAGCCTACTGAAGAGGAGCTTTTTGCAGCCTTAAATGGCTTTGCAACTACTGATGGTTCTTGGGTTAAAAAGAACAGTAATACCTATATTTATACAATCACTTCAACAAGCCCGTGTGTAAAAAACACCAGCGCTACAATTCGTGTAAAAAGGAATCAGAAAACGACAAACGCATTTTCGCCAAACGGTGATGGCGTGAATGATACTTGGATGATATTAGCAGATATTGCAAATAAATACCCAAAGAATAAGATGTGTATTTATAACAGACACGGGAATTTAGTGTATAAGGCGCTTAGGTATAACAATGATTGGGACGGTACTTCTAACGGAAAAATAACACTAAGCAAAAAATCAAAACTTCCTGCAGGTTCTTATGTCTATATTTTAGAGTTAAACAACGCTACAAAAAAGGTTTTAAAAGGCTGGGTTTATATAAATTACTAA
- a CDS encoding tRNA pseudouridine(38-40) synthase TruA: MNYKNTYLVTIQYLGFRFHGWQKQPNLKTGHLFLDKTLKFIFKGIRLKSLGVGRTDARVSATHFAFQLFIDETVDFEQFMIDFNANAPGDMRALKIENIDKKFNIIQHPKLKEYRYYFSYGEKNHPYAAPFLTRFRDDLNIEIMKEGAKLFEGFHNFKRYCTKPSEETKVERTIEYCRIEKNTELTASFFPKESFVLIVRGEGFLRNQIRLIMGGLHSLGKGEYDLEFIKDSLNPETDIEFIKNIAPASGLHLHKLDFKKLV, from the coding sequence ATGAATTACAAAAACACGTATTTAGTTACCATTCAGTATTTAGGATTTCGTTTTCATGGCTGGCAAAAACAGCCAAATTTAAAAACGGGGCATTTATTTTTAGATAAAACGTTAAAATTTATTTTTAAAGGAATCCGCTTAAAAAGTTTGGGGGTCGGTAGAACCGATGCAAGAGTATCGGCTACTCATTTTGCATTTCAATTATTTATTGACGAAACCGTAGATTTTGAGCAGTTTATGATTGATTTCAATGCAAACGCTCCAGGTGATATGCGGGCATTAAAAATTGAAAATATTGATAAAAAATTCAATATAATTCAGCATCCGAAGCTAAAAGAATATCGCTATTATTTTTCTTATGGCGAAAAAAATCATCCGTATGCCGCACCTTTTTTAACTCGTTTTAGAGATGATTTAAATATCGAAATAATGAAAGAAGGCGCGAAATTATTTGAGGGTTTTCATAATTTTAAAAGATATTGTACAAAACCATCCGAAGAAACAAAGGTGGAAAGAACAATTGAATATTGTCGCATTGAAAAAAACACCGAATTAACAGCTTCTTTTTTTCCTAAGGAAAGTTTTGTCTTAATTGTTAGGGGGGAAGGTTTTTTAAGAAATCAAATCCGTTTAATAATGGGCGGATTACACAGTTTAGGAAAAGGAGAATATGATTTAGAATTTATAAAAGATAGTTTAAATCCTGAAACAGACATTGAATTTATTAAAAATATCGCACCCGCTTCAGGATTACACTTGCATAAACTAGATTTTAAAAAACTAGTTTAA
- a CDS encoding PorP/SprF family type IX secretion system membrane protein yields the protein MMLLKKLTFVLLITLAYTGIAQNNVDYSLYNYSLNLINPAFAGQKNNTELLISSRKQWSGIPDSPKTSTFSLNIPLKGAVGLGLSVVNDKIFVFNQTVVALDFSYKLKMSRDHDLLFGIKAKGNIYSGSIDKIRTAQSNDALFSVPINKFNPNFSIGAAIVHEDYYTHLYIDNLLTDNLYELKRKSKNKNHYNVNIGGGYTFELNEILKLTPSVLVRFIEGAPLSFDVNTVLNIKELYNVGMSYSWNNSVQLNSLISATKWFDIGYGYNLYLNDLSTYQNGTHEVLLRFNIDEIL from the coding sequence ATGATGTTATTAAAAAAATTAACCTTCGTGCTATTAATCACGTTGGCTTACACGGGTATTGCTCAAAACAATGTAGATTATTCATTGTATAATTATAGTTTAAACTTAATAAATCCTGCTTTTGCAGGGCAAAAAAATAATACGGAATTATTAATTTCATCTAGAAAACAATGGTCAGGAATTCCTGATTCACCAAAAACAAGTACTTTTTCTTTAAATATTCCATTAAAAGGAGCTGTAGGGCTAGGTTTAAGTGTGGTTAACGATAAAATATTTGTGTTTAATCAAACGGTTGTAGCTTTAGATTTTTCTTACAAGCTTAAAATGTCTAGAGATCACGATTTATTATTTGGTATAAAAGCCAAAGGAAATATCTATAGTGGTAGCATTGATAAAATTAGAACAGCGCAAAGTAATGATGCATTATTTTCGGTGCCTATTAATAAATTTAACCCAAACTTTAGTATTGGAGCTGCTATTGTTCATGAAGATTATTACACTCATTTATATATTGATAATTTATTGACTGATAATCTGTATGAGTTAAAAAGAAAATCAAAAAATAAAAACCATTATAATGTTAATATAGGCGGTGGATATACATTCGAATTAAACGAAATATTAAAATTAACACCATCGGTTTTGGTTCGTTTTATTGAGGGTGCGCCTTTGTCTTTTGATGTAAATACGGTTTTAAATATAAAAGAGCTTTATAATGTAGGAATGTCATATTCATGGAATAATTCAGTTCAATTAAATAGCTTAATATCGGCAACAAAATGGTTTGATATTGGCTACGGATACAACTTATATTTAAATGATTTAAGTACCTATCAAAACGGAACGCATGAAGTATTGCTTCGTTTTAATATAGATGAAATATTATAG
- a CDS encoding acetate/propionate family kinase: protein MKILVINSGSSSIKYQLIQMPQQQVICAGLVERIGLKKSVVHYKSEENKSKEISDIKNHKEGLQKVVNLLLDEKIGVLTSTNQINVVAHRVVHGGDSFKKTAVATSEVKKKIEELFSLAPLHNPANLEGIQVAETIFTDAIQVAAFDTAFHQTIPEKAHKFSIPNKFLTENKIRLYGFHGTSHKYVSEKAIEYLHKNNCLQQEKSKIISIHLGNGCSITAIENGISIDHSLGFSPVTGLIMGSRSGDIDHSLIFYLIENLGYDAKYVSDMLQKQSGMLGLTGFSDLRDIEDAAEKGDKNCQLALDMNAYRIKKYIGSYIAVMNGVDAIVFTAGIGENSILIRKLTCTGLEYFGIELDENKNDVKARELTEIHKETSKVKVLVIPTNEELEIATQAYDLLQ from the coding sequence ATGAAAATATTAGTTATAAATTCAGGTAGTTCATCAATAAAATATCAATTAATTCAAATGCCACAACAGCAGGTTATTTGTGCAGGTTTAGTTGAAAGAATTGGCTTGAAAAAAAGCGTTGTTCATTATAAATCAGAAGAAAATAAAAGTAAAGAAATTTCTGATATTAAAAATCATAAAGAAGGTTTACAAAAAGTAGTTAATTTATTATTAGATGAAAAAATAGGCGTACTTACCAGTACAAATCAAATAAATGTCGTGGCCCACAGAGTTGTTCATGGTGGTGATTCTTTCAAAAAAACAGCCGTAGCAACTTCAGAAGTTAAAAAGAAAATTGAAGAGTTATTTTCATTAGCACCGCTTCATAATCCTGCAAATTTAGAAGGAATACAGGTTGCCGAAACTATTTTTACAGATGCTATTCAAGTGGCAGCTTTTGACACGGCATTTCATCAAACCATTCCTGAAAAAGCGCATAAATTTTCTATTCCCAATAAATTTTTAACAGAAAATAAAATAAGATTATACGGTTTTCACGGAACAAGTCATAAATATGTTTCTGAAAAAGCCATCGAATATTTGCATAAAAACAACTGTTTACAGCAAGAAAAATCTAAAATTATAAGCATTCATTTAGGAAACGGTTGTAGTATTACGGCTATTGAAAATGGAATTAGTATTGACCATAGCTTAGGTTTTAGCCCTGTTACAGGTTTAATTATGGGTTCTCGTTCGGGTGATATTGACCATTCGTTAATTTTCTATTTAATAGAAAATTTAGGCTATGATGCTAAATATGTATCAGATATGTTGCAAAAGCAAAGCGGAATGTTAGGTTTAACAGGTTTTAGCGATTTGCGTGATATTGAAGATGCGGCTGAAAAAGGCGATAAAAATTGTCAGTTAGCCCTCGATATGAATGCTTATAGAATTAAAAAATATATAGGTTCTTATATTGCGGTCATGAATGGTGTTGATGCGATTGTTTTTACCGCTGGAATTGGCGAAAATTCAATACTTATCAGAAAATTAACCTGTACAGGGTTAGAATATTTTGGTATTGAGTTAGATGAAAATAAAAATGATGTAAAAGCCAGAGAATTAACAGAAATTCATAAAGAAACATCCAAGGTAAAAGTATTGGTAATTCCAACCAATGAAGAATTAGAAATAGCAACACAAGCATACGATTTATTACAATAA
- the pta gene encoding phosphate acetyltransferase produces MNKAVYIAASEANSGKSMLSLGLMQLLLRKKPKVGYFRPIIDNPIAGKKDNHINTVLNYFKIKCAYDDCYAFTRSDLINKLNDDKEDEVIGEIIEKYKILEEQNDFVIVEGTDFSDHGAVIEMDLNVLIAKNLGIPVIIVSGGLNKTLGDFIQGLRLTYDSFVNKDVKVISVVANKIEESNIDIIIKEVGKNLPKDISINAIPINKKLNNPTIKELSDRIDAKVLFGENYLNNITGDIKVGAMQLANYLHHLTEDCVIVTPADRSDILLGTLQANISTNYPPISGVVLTGGIELNPSIIKLIEGLEKTVPILWVKEGTFAVTTKLGNVRAHIYAENVDKIKRSINIFEKYVDVAALNEKLITYKGTDVLTPRMFQYNLLKKAKQVKKHIVLPEGNDDRILIAASQLQKTGVVKLTILGKKVLIQAAVKRLNISFDFDEIDIINPIESDYFSDFSNTLFELRKHKGLSPAMAEDLMADVSYFGTMMVHKGLADGMVSGAAHTTQHTIKPALQFIKTKPGYSVVSSIFFMCLEDRVSIFGDCAINPNPTAIQLAEIAISSADSSIAFGIDPKIAMLSYSSGASGKGEDVDTVREATAIIKQKRPDLKVEGPIQYDAAVDPSIGKKKMPDSKVAGQANVLIFPDLNTGNNTYKAVQRETGALAIGPMLQGLNKPVNDLSRGCTVDDIFNTIILTAIQAQDQ; encoded by the coding sequence ATGAATAAAGCTGTTTATATTGCTGCAAGTGAAGCTAATTCAGGTAAATCAATGCTGAGTTTAGGTTTGATGCAATTATTGCTCAGAAAAAAACCTAAGGTTGGTTATTTTAGGCCTATTATAGATAATCCGATAGCAGGTAAAAAAGACAATCATATAAATACCGTTCTTAATTATTTTAAAATTAAGTGTGCTTATGACGATTGTTATGCTTTTACACGATCAGATTTAATCAATAAATTAAATGATGATAAAGAAGATGAAGTTATTGGTGAAATTATTGAAAAATATAAAATTTTAGAAGAACAAAATGATTTTGTAATAGTAGAAGGAACTGATTTTTCAGACCACGGAGCTGTTATTGAAATGGATTTAAATGTTTTAATTGCTAAAAATTTAGGGATTCCTGTAATTATAGTTTCTGGCGGATTAAATAAAACATTAGGTGATTTTATTCAGGGTTTACGCTTAACCTACGATTCTTTTGTAAACAAAGATGTTAAAGTAATTTCGGTTGTCGCTAATAAAATTGAAGAATCGAATATTGATATTATCATTAAAGAAGTTGGAAAAAACTTACCAAAAGATATTTCTATTAATGCAATCCCTATCAATAAAAAATTAAATAACCCAACCATTAAAGAGCTTTCAGATAGAATTGATGCTAAAGTTTTATTTGGTGAAAATTATTTAAATAATATTACTGGCGATATAAAAGTAGGAGCCATGCAATTGGCAAATTATTTGCATCATTTAACGGAAGATTGTGTAATTGTTACTCCTGCCGATAGGTCTGATATTTTATTAGGAACGTTACAGGCAAATATTTCAACGAATTACCCGCCAATTTCTGGGGTTGTTTTAACAGGGGGAATTGAACTAAATCCATCAATAATTAAATTAATTGAAGGTTTAGAGAAAACCGTACCTATTTTATGGGTAAAAGAAGGAACTTTTGCAGTTACTACAAAATTAGGAAATGTAAGAGCGCATATTTACGCCGAAAACGTTGATAAAATAAAAAGATCTATCAATATTTTTGAAAAATATGTAGATGTTGCCGCTTTAAATGAAAAATTAATAACCTATAAAGGAACCGATGTTCTTACGCCAAGAATGTTTCAATATAATTTATTGAAAAAAGCAAAACAGGTTAAAAAACACATTGTGTTACCTGAAGGAAATGATGATAGAATATTAATTGCAGCATCACAACTTCAAAAAACAGGAGTCGTTAAATTAACTATTTTAGGAAAAAAAGTACTTATTCAGGCAGCTGTAAAACGTTTAAATATTTCTTTTGATTTTGATGAAATTGATATTATAAATCCTATTGAATCGGATTATTTTAGTGATTTTTCAAATACTTTATTCGAATTAAGAAAACACAAAGGGTTAAGTCCTGCTATGGCAGAAGACTTAATGGCTGATGTTTCTTATTTTGGAACCATGATGGTACATAAAGGTTTGGCTGACGGAATGGTTTCAGGAGCTGCACATACTACGCAACACACCATAAAACCGGCATTACAATTTATTAAAACAAAACCTGGATATTCGGTAGTTTCATCAATATTTTTTATGTGTTTAGAAGATAGAGTATCTATTTTTGGCGATTGTGCAATTAACCCAAATCCAACGGCGATACAATTGGCAGAAATTGCTATTTCATCGGCAGATTCGAGTATTGCCTTCGGAATTGACCCGAAAATAGCGATGTTATCGTACTCATCAGGCGCTTCAGGAAAAGGTGAAGATGTCGATACTGTTCGAGAAGCAACAGCGATTATCAAACAAAAAAGACCCGATTTAAAAGTAGAAGGTCCTATTCAATATGACGCGGCTGTAGATCCATCTATCGGAAAAAAGAAAATGCCAGATTCAAAAGTAGCAGGGCAAGCAAACGTGTTAATTTTCCCTGATTTAAATACAGGAAATAATACTTATAAAGCCGTGCAAAGAGAAACAGGAGCTTTGGCAATCGGACCAATGTTACAAGGTTTAAATAAACCTGTAAACGATTTAAGTAGAGGGTGTACTGTTGATGATATTTTTAATACCATAATTTTAACCGCAATTCAAGCACAAGATCAATAA